The following DNA comes from Cedecea neteri.
TTCTTCCGCAGCCGCTTTAAAGCTAGAGTGGCGGGCCACGGCATCAAAGGCACGAATGGCCGTGAGTGGCGGGAGTCGGCGACTTTTCATGAATGAATTTAACTCATCCTTTGCTGAATAATATGATTTTGATTGCACCATAAATAAAGGCGTAGCCTGTTATTCAGGCTCATCAAATGATGAAAATGATTCATCACAGAGAAAATAGCAGGAAACGTCGATGACACAAACATATGCGATACCCACCGCCGGGCAATTTCGCGCTTTATTCGCCCCTGGTATTGCGCAGGCGCTGATCGCGCTGGACTACGCGATTGTCTACGTCGCGCTCCCCACGCTGGCGCAGGATCTGAATCTTTCCCTCGGCGAGATGCAGTGGGTCGTTTCCCTGTATGGCCTGACGTTTGCCGCCCTCTTGCTGGCGGGCGGTAGCCTTTGCGACCGGTTGGGAGCACGCCGGATGTTCAGCCTCGGCATGGCGCTGTTTTTGCTTTCATCGGTAGCTGGCGGACTGGCTCAGAGCGGCGCGCTGCTGCTTATCGCCCGCGGCGGGCAAGGGATGGCGGCGGCGTTGTTGCAGCCTGCGGTGCTGGCGCTGATGGCACAGCGGTTTCATGGCGAGGCGCACCGGCGGGCGCTGGCGATATGGAGCGCCATCGGCGCGCTGGGTCTGGTTGCAGGCGTGATGCTGGGCGGCGTCCTGGCCGCGCTGGACTGGCGAACCATTTTCTTTATTAACATTCCGCCGGGGTTGCTTGCACTGTGGCTGGTTCGCCGGGATTATCTCCCGCTCAGCACACAGGGCGAAAAACAGCGGACGGGCATCGGGTCACTGGTCGGCTGCTTCGCCGCCGGGACGCTGGTCTGGGCGCTGATGCGCTATGGCGAAACCGGGCAGCCTGACTATGTTGCCAACCGCTTCGCCGTTGCCATGGGGCTCCTGTTCCTTCTGCACGAACGCTACGCCTCTCAGCCTTTACTGACCCGCTCGCTTCGCGCTCTGCCGGGCCTGCAAACGGGCTGGCTCAGCAGCGCCTGCTATATGGCAAGCGTGGGGAGCCAGTTTTATGCCATGACCCTGCTCTGGCAGCAGACGCTGCAGCAGGATGCCGTTACCACCGGGCTGATGTTCACGCCGCTCGCGCTGTTGATTGTGGCCGGCAATACGCTGTTCACCCGCCTGACTGCCCGGTACGCCAGCGCCACAGTTTTGGCCGTCGGGTTTGCCTGTTCGGCGCTGGGGTTGTGGCTGCTGTCCGCTGGGTTAACATCGCCGCTTTCTGCGGTCTTTATCAGCGGTATCGCCTTAAGCGGGCTTGGCCACGGGCTCATCTTCCCGGCGATGTTCGCCGTGGGGCTGTCATCCACTCCGCTGGCCCAACAGGGGCGCGCCAGCGCGTTGATGGCCACCAGCCAGTATATGGCCGGGGCCATGATGCTGGCGGTGCTGTCTGTCGTACTTGGGCAGGCTCCCGATATAACGCAGTGGGCAACGGCCTTCCGGCTGCTGGGCGCTGCCGCTTTGGCAGGTATGCTGATTGCGGCATGCCAGAAAGCGAGTTAACCAAGGAGAACCTGCGCGGGGAAAGGAGAGAGATTCGGACCGGATGAATGCTACATTTATACTAACTGTTTAATTCTTCTCCCTTATCATCAAATTTTCCCGCGTTAAGGATCCCGTTATGACCGAGCAAGCTGAACAGGCTGACGCTAAAAACTATCTTGTGCGCCTGATTGCGGTCGTGCTTACCGGCATTCTTGCCGGTATCGCGGGGATGCTTCTCGCGCTGATTTTACACGCCATTCAGCACCTCGCATTTGGCTACAGTATTGACCAACTGGTTGGAAGCGAGACGTTCCTTGAGGGCGTGACGGACGCTTCGCATTTACGCCGGATAGCCGCGATTCTTGGCGGCGGGGCCGTCGCCGGGTTTGGCTGGTGGCTGCTCGCGCGCTACGGCAAGAAAAGAGTGTCTATCGCTTCAGCCGTGGCAAATCCTGCCGTGCCGATGCCAACAGGCACCACCACTATTCATGCTTTGCTACAAATCATTACCGTTGCGCTTGGCTCCCCGCTCGGGCGTGAAGTTGCCCCTCGGGAAATGGGCGCGCTGGCGGCGGGACTCCTTGCCCGGAAATTCAGCCTGCAACCGGATGAAACCCGTACGCTGATTGCCTGCGGCGCAGGTGCGGGCCTGGCGGCGGTGTATAACGTCCCCCTCGCCGGAGCACTGTTCACGCTGGAAGTGTTGCTGATCTCGTTTAGCTGGGAGAAAGCGCTGGCGGCGGTGATCACTTCGGCAGTAGCGGCCTGGGTAGCTACGCTAGGCCTGGGAGATGAATCGCAGTATCACTTCGCCTCTTTTGCGCTTCCCCACGCATTTATCGGCTGGGCCATTGTCGCCAGCCCGCTGCTGGGCTACGCCGCCTGGCTGTTCCGCAAGGCAACAACCCGCGTGAGAACGCAGGTCAAAACTAACTGGCAGATGCCGGTATTTTGTCTGCTGGCCTTTGCGCTGCTGGCCGCACTTAGCCTGTGGTTCCCGCAACTGCCGGGCAACGGCAAAGGCCCGATGCAGCTTGCCATCAGCAACGGTCTGAGCTTTAACTTCGCGGCGATTTTGCTGGCGCTGAAAATGCTGGTGATCCTCGCCGTCCTGCGCGGCGGCGCTGAGGGCGGATTGCTGACGCCGGGCTTAACGGTGGGGGCTTTGCTGAGCCTGCTGCTGGCGGTGGTCTGGCAGTTTGTCTTCCCAGGCGGGGACGTGGGCAGCTTTGCGCTGGTCGGTGGCGCGGCGTTTTTAGCCGCTTCGATGCAGATGCCGATCACCGCCGTGGCGTTGGTGATGGAGTTTACCCATATGGATCACAGCTATTTTGCCCCTGCGCTGCTGTGTGCCGCCGGGGCTTATACCACCTGCCGGATCCTGGATAAGAAGTCCCGGTACTAACCTCTTCAGTGGGAAGAGATAAATGCCGACCCTGCGAGCGGGGCCGGCATGGAGAAATGCTGCCGCATACGCGCAACCTCATTGAGCGGTGTGAGCCCAAAAAGGCGCTTAAATTCGCGGCTAAACTGCGAAACACTTTCGTAGCCCACGCGGGCACTGGCCGCCGAAGCGGTCAGATCGTTTCTCAGCATCAACAACCTCGCCTGATGCAACCTTGTGGATTTGAGATATTGCATGGGGGAAGTGTTGGTCACCGTTTTGAAGTGACTGTGGAAAGTGGGCACGCTCATGCCCGCTTCTTTTGCCAGAGCATTCACATCCAGATGCCCATCAAATTCGGCATGAAGCTTGCGCAGCGCTTTCGCCACTTTGCCAAACTGCCCCTGCATAGCCAGCGCACTGCGTAACGTGTGCCCCTGTGCGCCCGTCAGTACCCGGTAATAAATCTCCCGCATCATAGCCGGCCCTAACATCTCGGCATCCAGCGGCGTAGACATCACCTGCAGGAAACGCAGTACGGAAGCACTCATCGCTTCATCCATCGGGCTGGACATCATGCTTCGCGGCTCGACGGCCAGCTCAGCGCCTCGCCCATCCAGCGCCAGCATAACTTCAGCCGCCAGCGTGAAGTCTAACCTCATGTAGATAGCCAGCATGGGTTCTTCGGCGCTGGCCTCCGTTTCCATGGTAAACGGCACGGGGACGGAAACCATCAGGTAGTGCTGCGCATCATATAAATAGACATTCTCGCCTAAAAACCCTCGCTTACGCCCCTGTACCACAATCACAATACCGGGTTCATAAAGAACGGGGGTTCGCATCAGCGGACGATTAGAGCGTAAGAAACGCACCTCGTTTAGCACCGTAAGATTGTAGCCTTCATGCGGGGTTAGCCGATCCAGAAGCTCTACCATTTGTTTGCTGGCCTGCAGGCTGGCATTTGTCATAAGGGGTCATCTGGCAAAGGAAGATGTGGCCAGAGTCTGGCAGTGAAATTTCCCCTCGTCCATACGCCTCATAGGAATAGGCAAACATCAGAGAGGATCCTGGCTACGCATTCGGCCCTCCCGGCTCTACGCTTTACCTCCCACTTACGGAGGAAATGATAATGAGCCAATCGAAGTTATTTTTGATTACCGGGGTCAGCAGCGGCTTTGGCCGTTCACTGGCAGAAGAGGCGCTGAAAGCCGGGCACCGCGTGGTTGGCACCGTGCGCAATCAGCAGGCAAAGGAAGCTTTTGAGGCGCTGGCCCCCGGCAAATGTTTTGCCCGAATTCTGGACGTCACCGATTTTGATGCCGCTGCGCCGCTGGCGGCTTCTATAGAACAGGAGATTGGCACCATTGATGTGCTGGTCAACAACGCAGGCTACGGGCACGAAGGGGTGATGGAAGAATCCCCGATGAGCGAGCTAATTCAGCAGTTCAACGTCAACGTGTTTGGTGCCGTCGCGATGATAAAAGCCTGTTTGGCGGGATTCCGCACTCGTCGTGCGGGCCATATTATTAATATCACTTCGATGGGCGGCTTTATCACTCTGCCCGGCATCAGCTACTACTGCGGCAGTAAATTCGCCCTGCAGGGGATCTCCGAAACGCTGAGCAAAGAGCTCAAACCTTTTAATATCGCGGTGACCGCCGTGCAGCCCGGCTCCTTCAGAACAGACTGGGCCGGACGTTCCATGGTGCGAACCCCGCGCAGCATCAGCGATTATGACCAGAGTTTCGGCCCGATTCGCGACGCGCGCCAGAAGCGTAGCGGGCAGCAGCCGGGCGATCCGGTCAAAGCCGCCAAAGCAATATTGGCGCTTATCGGCAGCCCTAATCCGCCGGCAGCGCTATTGCTGGGCAGCGACGCGGTCACCTTCGTCAAAGAGAAGCTGGTGCAAATGGAGGCGGATATTAAAGCCTGGGAAACGGTAAGCCGCTCAACTGATGGGCAATAACGGCCCACGAAATAAAAAAGCCCGGTAACCCCTTAAAGGCTACCGGGCCGGGCGCTTAAAAACCGTTATTTGGCTTCGTTGGCGTCCGCGTTTCTGAGCATATTTCTGACCGGAATAATCAGCGCGGCCAGCACTACGGCGCAGATAACCAGGGCGATAGACACGTGGGAGAACAGCTCCGGCATTGAGCTAAGCTGATCTTTTTTGATGTGCCCGCCCATAATCCCTGCCGCCAGGTTACCCAGCGCGCTGGCGCAGAACCACAGCCCCATCACCTGGCCGCGCATTTTCTGCGGTGCCAGCAGCGTCATGGTCGCAAGGCCAATCGGGCTAAGGCACAGCTCGCCGAGGGTCAGCAGCAGAATGCTCCCTACCAGCCAGAACGGAGAAACGCCGCTCTGCGTCGCCAGCACCTGGTTTGCCGCCGCCATCATCACCGCAAAACCTGCCGCCGCAAACAGAATGCCGATAACGAATTTCGTCATGCTGCTCGGGTTCAAATTACGCTTAGCCAGCGATGGCCAGAACCAGCTAAATACCGGTGCCAGCAGGATAATAAACAGCGCGTTGATCGACTGGAACCAGATCGTCGGGATTTCAAAGCTGCCCATCTGGCGGTCGGTGTAATCGCGCGCAAAGA
Coding sequences within:
- a CDS encoding MFS transporter; translation: MTQTYAIPTAGQFRALFAPGIAQALIALDYAIVYVALPTLAQDLNLSLGEMQWVVSLYGLTFAALLLAGGSLCDRLGARRMFSLGMALFLLSSVAGGLAQSGALLLIARGGQGMAAALLQPAVLALMAQRFHGEAHRRALAIWSAIGALGLVAGVMLGGVLAALDWRTIFFINIPPGLLALWLVRRDYLPLSTQGEKQRTGIGSLVGCFAAGTLVWALMRYGETGQPDYVANRFAVAMGLLFLLHERYASQPLLTRSLRALPGLQTGWLSSACYMASVGSQFYAMTLLWQQTLQQDAVTTGLMFTPLALLIVAGNTLFTRLTARYASATVLAVGFACSALGLWLLSAGLTSPLSAVFISGIALSGLGHGLIFPAMFAVGLSSTPLAQQGRASALMATSQYMAGAMMLAVLSVVLGQAPDITQWATAFRLLGAAALAGMLIAACQKAS
- a CDS encoding chloride channel protein produces the protein MTEQAEQADAKNYLVRLIAVVLTGILAGIAGMLLALILHAIQHLAFGYSIDQLVGSETFLEGVTDASHLRRIAAILGGGAVAGFGWWLLARYGKKRVSIASAVANPAVPMPTGTTTIHALLQIITVALGSPLGREVAPREMGALAAGLLARKFSLQPDETRTLIACGAGAGLAAVYNVPLAGALFTLEVLLISFSWEKALAAVITSAVAAWVATLGLGDESQYHFASFALPHAFIGWAIVASPLLGYAAWLFRKATTRVRTQVKTNWQMPVFCLLAFALLAALSLWFPQLPGNGKGPMQLAISNGLSFNFAAILLALKMLVILAVLRGGAEGGLLTPGLTVGALLSLLLAVVWQFVFPGGDVGSFALVGGAAFLAASMQMPITAVALVMEFTHMDHSYFAPALLCAAGAYTTCRILDKKSRY
- a CDS encoding AraC family transcriptional regulator, with the translated sequence MTNASLQASKQMVELLDRLTPHEGYNLTVLNEVRFLRSNRPLMRTPVLYEPGIVIVVQGRKRGFLGENVYLYDAQHYLMVSVPVPFTMETEASAEEPMLAIYMRLDFTLAAEVMLALDGRGAELAVEPRSMMSSPMDEAMSASVLRFLQVMSTPLDAEMLGPAMMREIYYRVLTGAQGHTLRSALAMQGQFGKVAKALRKLHAEFDGHLDVNALAKEAGMSVPTFHSHFKTVTNTSPMQYLKSTRLHQARLLMLRNDLTASAASARVGYESVSQFSREFKRLFGLTPLNEVARMRQHFSMPAPLAGSAFISSH
- a CDS encoding oxidoreductase — its product is MSQSKLFLITGVSSGFGRSLAEEALKAGHRVVGTVRNQQAKEAFEALAPGKCFARILDVTDFDAAAPLAASIEQEIGTIDVLVNNAGYGHEGVMEESPMSELIQQFNVNVFGAVAMIKACLAGFRTRRAGHIINITSMGGFITLPGISYYCGSKFALQGISETLSKELKPFNIAVTAVQPGSFRTDWAGRSMVRTPRSISDYDQSFGPIRDARQKRSGQQPGDPVKAAKAILALIGSPNPPAALLLGSDAVTFVKEKLVQMEADIKAWETVSRSTDGQ